A genomic window from Strix uralensis isolate ZFMK-TIS-50842 chromosome 20, bStrUra1, whole genome shotgun sequence includes:
- the LOC141952552 gene encoding uncharacterized protein LOC141952552, giving the protein MGLVLSQGCRQEIRDRFYPRVNMGQKGSKSCGSGNPWRGSQRGSDLPDISQDSPLGYMLKNWNNWPETKGKSKEKMIQYCMIKWTKEPIKSDHLFWPKFGTTDDWTCQALNSYVRNKKPYNQEECNYAQVWRGSRITSKILLLKNKNTNNKTFKEKEWEPLENLPPPHEGSSEDEEPKPTAPSPPSTSRTSNQEKQKQTTNSGAEVWEGIGGGGRPLGPRHDPAPGPGPPAAPQGGGPTAAAPPRGLRRALRSDRGARGARPGNKAESEQQILQICSGVDPTSPVGEALLKTQFVAKSWGDIRKKLEKLDDWQDRGLQELLREAQKVYVRRDEEKQKVKAKIFVAAVRETQRREEKPQKSRSNESPGALGGEKRGTVIRENTLACYYCGKKGHLQQNCRKQSGMKGCLKKNRGVRGSISWGQRHQRSP; this is encoded by the coding sequence ATGGGATTAGTTTTATCCCAGGGTTGCCGGCAAGAGATTCGGGATAGGTTTTATCCCAGGGTTAATATGGGCCAGAAAGGGAGTAAATCCTGCGGCTCGGGGAACCCATGGAGAGGTTCCCAGAGAGGGAGCGATTTGCCCGATATTTctcaggacagtcccctgggttATATGCTAAAAAATTGGAATAATtggcctgaaacaaaaggaaaaagcaaagaaaaaatgattcagtattGCATGATCAAGTGGACTAAAGAACCTATTAAatctgatcatttattttggccaaaatttggaaCTACTGACGATTGGACATGTCAGGCATTAAATTCATATGTACGcaataaaaaaccctataatcAAGAAGAATGTAACTATGCTCAGGTGTGGAGAGGTTCCCGAATAACATCAAAAATCCTAttactaaagaataaaaacactaataacaaaactttcaaagaaaaagaatgggaacctttagaaaatcttcctcctcctcatgagggaagctcagaggatgaggaaccaAAGCCTaccgctccttcccctccatcaaCTAGCAGAACCAgcaaccaagaaaaacagaaacaaacaacaaatagtggggcagaggtttgggaaggcattggcggcggcgggcggcccctaGGACCTCGGCACGACCCCGCACCAGgacccggcccccccgcggcaccgcaGGGAGGGGGCCCGACGGCGGCTgcacccccgcgggggctgcgccgagcGCTCCGGTCTGACCGCGGTGCTAGAGGAGCTCGGCCGGGGAATAAAGCAGAGAGCGAGCAACAGATTCTACAAATATGTTCGGGGGTAGACCCGACCTCCCCGGTGGGAGAGGCTTTACTAAAAACTCAATTCGTAGCCAAATCGTGGGgtgatatcagaaagaaattagaaaagttaGACGACTGGCAAGATcggggtctgcaggagctgttgagagaagcacagaaggtgTATGTTAGAAGGGacgaagaaaagcagaaagtgaaggcGAAGATATTTGttgcagcagtcagagaaactcagcggagagaggagaagcctcaGAAATCTCGCTctaatgaatcacctggagcattaggtggtgaaaagagagggacagtaattagggaaaacacattagcctgctattattgtggaaagaagggacatttacaacAGAATTGTAGAAAGCagagcgggatgaaaggatgtttaaagaagaataggggtgtcaggggctctatttcctggggacaaagacatcagaggagcccttga